Proteins from a genomic interval of Terriglobales bacterium:
- a CDS encoding TlyA family RNA methyltransferase, with protein MKNRIDKLLVELGLVASRERAQALILAGRVLVNEQKVEKAGTAVDVGARIRLLGEDLRYVSRAGLKLEAALEHWQIDVRGLTCVDVGASTGGFTDCLLQHGAGRVIAIDTGYGQMDLKIREDPRVRLREKTNARYLQAGDLGEPVDLIVIDVSFISATLVIPAVVEAAIQNDTRDQARPKQMIVLVKPQFEVGREHVGKGGIVRDTEQQASAVAKVRQAVEQSGFDTGSEIESPILGTEGNREFLLYGRRKQGN; from the coding sequence TTGAAGAACCGAATTGACAAGTTGCTGGTGGAGCTCGGGCTGGTGGCTTCGCGCGAGCGCGCCCAGGCACTGATCCTCGCCGGACGCGTGCTGGTGAACGAACAGAAGGTAGAAAAGGCGGGAACTGCCGTGGATGTCGGGGCGCGGATACGTCTGCTGGGCGAGGATCTCAGATACGTGAGCCGTGCGGGGCTGAAGCTGGAGGCCGCGCTCGAGCACTGGCAAATTGATGTTCGCGGTCTGACCTGCGTCGATGTAGGCGCCTCAACTGGCGGCTTCACCGACTGCCTGCTGCAACATGGCGCTGGGCGGGTGATCGCGATCGACACCGGCTATGGACAGATGGATTTGAAAATTCGCGAGGATCCCCGGGTGCGGCTCCGGGAGAAAACCAATGCACGCTACTTGCAAGCCGGAGATCTCGGGGAACCAGTGGATCTGATTGTCATAGATGTCTCGTTCATTTCGGCGACATTGGTGATTCCTGCCGTGGTGGAGGCAGCCATACAAAATGACACGCGTGATCAGGCGCGACCGAAGCAGATGATCGTGCTGGTGAAGCCGCAGTTCGAGGTCGGGCGTGAGCATGTCGGGAAGGGAGGAATCGTGCGCGACACGGAGCAGCAGGCGTCAGCGGTGGCCAAAGTTCGACAGGCGGTGGAGCAGTCCGGCTTCGACACGGGATCGGAAATCGAATCGCCAATCCTTGGGACAGAAGGGAATCGTGAGTTTTTGCTGTACGGCAGGCGCAAGCAGGGGAACTAG
- a CDS encoding DUF1801 domain-containing protein: MKNPISLESASASIDQKIKELGDWRGKTLARVREIMHEADPEIVEEWKWAKATSPGTPVWSHGGIVCTGETYKNVVKMTFARGAALPDPSGLFNSSLEGNVRRAIDLHEGDMIDEVALKDLIRAAVALNLEGKNQPKPKPRHPGKT, encoded by the coding sequence ATGAAAAATCCCATTTCGCTGGAATCTGCCTCTGCATCAATCGACCAGAAGATCAAGGAACTTGGCGACTGGCGCGGGAAGACGCTCGCCAGAGTGCGCGAAATCATGCACGAGGCGGACCCGGAGATCGTCGAAGAGTGGAAGTGGGCCAAGGCGACATCGCCGGGGACACCCGTCTGGTCCCATGGGGGCATCGTCTGCACGGGAGAGACGTACAAGAACGTCGTCAAGATGACGTTTGCCAGGGGAGCGGCGTTGCCGGACCCTTCCGGTCTATTCAACTCCAGCCTGGAAGGGAATGTCAGGCGCGCGATTGACTTACACGAAGGCGACATGATCGATGAGGTGGCCTTGAAGGATCTCATTCGCGCTGCCGTGGCGCTCAATCTCGAGGGCAAAAACCAGCCAAAGCCCAAGCCCCGGCACCCGGGCAAGACCTGA
- a CDS encoding nuclear transport factor 2 family protein, whose protein sequence is MRDQQIRAALDQHWAASDANDFETEHRIYHEDAVLEYPQSGERIPGRLNIQITRSIQPNKKRFTVQRIIGSGDLWITEFILSYDGKPSYTVSIMEFRGDKVARETQYFADPFQPSPARAQYVERMDTQSQSAGTR, encoded by the coding sequence ATGCGAGATCAACAGATACGTGCGGCGCTGGATCAGCATTGGGCGGCCTCCGACGCCAACGATTTTGAAACAGAGCACCGCATCTATCACGAGGACGCGGTGCTGGAATACCCACAATCAGGCGAGCGAATACCCGGTCGCCTCAACATACAGATCACCCGCTCTATCCAGCCGAACAAGAAGCGCTTTACTGTCCAGCGAATCATTGGCAGCGGCGACCTTTGGATCACCGAATTCATCCTGTCCTATGACGGCAAGCCATCCTACACCGTGAGCATCATGGAGTTCAGGGGCGACAAGGTTGCGCGAGAAACGCAGTACTTTGCGGATCCATTCCAGCCCAGCCCAGCTCGCGCTCAGTATGTGGAACGGATGGACACGCAATCTCAAAGCGCGGGGACTCGCTAA
- a CDS encoding SRPBCC family protein, whose amino-acid sequence MSDRAQYTPGPASGAQIKKEETQNGKDKWTLILVRELRHPPERVWQALTDPVHLREWAPFDSDESLGRVGTVKLAWVGTPQVVEIRVTRADAPRLLEYDDMRWELEAVGSGTRLTLWHNIDRRFISWGAAGWHICFDVLERLLAGEPIGRIVGSDVMKFGGWQRLQAEYAKQFGVETPNRPPEAAQES is encoded by the coding sequence ATGAGCGATCGCGCGCAGTACACGCCGGGTCCGGCCAGCGGGGCGCAGATAAAGAAGGAAGAGACACAGAACGGCAAAGACAAGTGGACGCTCATTCTCGTCCGCGAACTGCGCCACCCGCCGGAAAGAGTCTGGCAGGCGCTTACCGATCCGGTGCATTTGCGCGAGTGGGCTCCCTTCGACTCCGATGAGAGCCTGGGTAGGGTTGGAACGGTGAAACTCGCCTGGGTGGGAACGCCGCAGGTTGTGGAGATCAGAGTGACGCGAGCCGACGCTCCCAGGTTGCTTGAGTACGACGATATGCGCTGGGAACTCGAGGCCGTTGGCAGCGGCACGCGCCTGACGTTGTGGCACAACATCGATCGCCGCTTCATCTCGTGGGGCGCCGCGGGCTGGCACATCTGCTTCGACGTCCTTGAGCGGCTGCTCGCGGGAGAGCCGATTGGCCGCATCGTCGGCAGCGACGTCATGAAGTTCGGCGGCTGGCAGCGATTGCAGGCCGAGTACGCCAAGCAGTTCGGTGTTGAAACACCCAACCGGCCGCCTGAGGCGGCTCAAGAGTCGTAA
- a CDS encoding metalloregulator ArsR/SmtB family transcription factor, whose product MESAFEIIAEPNRRAILSLLVWSQRSVGEIERQLRMPQPTVSKHLRVLREAGFVESTVDAQRRLYRLKPEPFREVDAWLAQFRRLWNAHVDALERHLDRMDPSTATKTKARKTRRGK is encoded by the coding sequence GTGGAATCTGCCTTCGAAATCATTGCGGAGCCGAACCGCCGCGCGATATTGAGCCTGCTGGTCTGGTCACAACGGTCGGTGGGAGAGATCGAGCGCCAGCTTCGTATGCCGCAGCCGACCGTGTCAAAACACCTGCGGGTTCTGCGCGAGGCCGGTTTCGTGGAGTCCACCGTGGATGCACAGCGCCGTCTTTACCGGCTGAAGCCTGAACCGTTTCGGGAGGTGGATGCCTGGCTGGCGCAGTTCCGCCGACTCTGGAACGCTCACGTAGATGCTCTCGAACGCCACCTCGACCGCATGGATCCATCCACAGCAACGAAAACGAAGGCAAGGAAGACAAGGAGAGGAAAATGA
- a CDS encoding alpha/beta hydrolase — MVREQILDSGKLPINYAEGPDSGPPLLLLHGLSQRWQVFQPVLTDLADFWHVYAPDFRGHGKSGRAPGAYRGEDYAADVIHLIETKISKPVAIFGHSLGGMVGMYIAAQHPDRVRALALGDTGIHLESYESSSYRSLFEGVENRLQPGMKLKELAAAVSDMWVDLPDGARAQLKHIAGNDAATLRWWASSLLQLDPDTIRMTLDGRSGRNWDAEGIMKNIACPTLLIQADPARGGVMTDRDVRSALTLLRDALHVRLNGVGHSLQRHEPQVVLRVLMNFLGALE, encoded by the coding sequence ATGGTACGCGAACAGATTCTTGATTCCGGCAAGCTGCCGATTAACTATGCAGAAGGACCGGATTCGGGCCCACCTCTGCTGCTCCTGCATGGCCTCTCGCAGCGCTGGCAGGTGTTCCAGCCTGTCCTGACCGACCTGGCCGACTTCTGGCACGTTTATGCGCCCGATTTTCGCGGACATGGAAAGTCGGGACGCGCGCCGGGAGCCTACCGCGGAGAAGACTACGCGGCCGATGTCATCCACCTGATCGAAACTAAGATCAGCAAGCCGGTGGCGATCTTCGGGCATTCGCTGGGCGGAATGGTGGGAATGTACATCGCTGCCCAACATCCGGATCGAGTGAGAGCGCTTGCACTCGGGGATACGGGAATCCACCTGGAAAGCTACGAGAGCAGCTCTTATCGTTCGCTGTTTGAAGGCGTGGAGAACCGGCTGCAGCCGGGCATGAAGTTGAAAGAGCTGGCGGCGGCAGTCTCTGACATGTGGGTGGATTTGCCGGATGGCGCACGCGCACAACTCAAGCACATTGCGGGTAACGACGCGGCGACGCTACGCTGGTGGGCCAGCAGCTTATTGCAGCTCGATCCCGATACCATTCGCATGACCCTGGACGGACGCTCCGGACGCAACTGGGACGCCGAGGGCATCATGAAGAACATCGCCTGCCCCACGCTGCTGATCCAGGCCGATCCTGCCCGCGGTGGCGTCATGACTGACCGGGATGTCCGCAGCGCGCTAACCCTGCTGCGCGACGCGTTACATGTCCGGTTGAATGGCGTGGGGCATTCACTGCAGCGGCACGAACCTCAGGTGGTGCTGCGGGTACTGATGAATTTCCTGGGGGCACTGGAGTAG
- the lysA gene encoding diaminopimelate decarboxylase — protein MTARHSKFAGRPPAFAYKGSGKAKSAGVLHCENIPLQRLAGTYGTPLYVYSASTIRDRYLAFDADFGECPHAICYSVKANSNLSILKLLAGLGSGFDVVSGGELERVLRVAPRAAEQVVFSGVGKTAQEMDQALNAGILLFNVESEGEMTLLAQRAAHLHKTARVALRVNPDVFAETHPYISTGLQKHKFGVPISAARKLYLEMARLRGLEVAGVSVHIGSQIVSPDPFRAAIERVARLVRALKSDGHQIRYVDAGGGLGISYHESSAADFPVRLRTYARAITEPLAALGVKVLLEPGRAVVGPAGVLLTRVLYRKRNGSKRFLVVDAAMNDLIRPSLYGAHHEIVPVAPSSQPSHKFDVVGPICETGDFFARDRRLPGASEGELLAILDAGAYGMSISSNYNTRPRAAEVLVEGNSSQLIRRRENINDQLTIEEEAL, from the coding sequence CAAAGTCCGCAGGCGTTCTGCATTGCGAGAATATCCCCCTGCAACGCCTGGCTGGGACCTACGGCACTCCCCTTTATGTCTATTCCGCCTCCACGATTCGTGACCGTTACCTGGCCTTTGATGCGGATTTCGGCGAATGTCCCCATGCCATCTGCTATTCAGTCAAAGCGAACTCCAATCTTTCGATCCTGAAACTTCTGGCTGGCCTGGGATCGGGGTTCGATGTCGTCTCTGGCGGCGAACTGGAGCGCGTTCTGCGAGTTGCCCCGCGAGCGGCGGAGCAAGTGGTTTTCTCCGGCGTCGGTAAGACCGCGCAAGAAATGGATCAGGCCCTCAATGCCGGCATTCTGCTCTTCAACGTGGAGAGTGAAGGTGAGATGACCCTGCTCGCGCAACGGGCTGCCCATCTCCACAAAACCGCCCGCGTTGCCCTGCGCGTGAATCCCGACGTGTTTGCGGAAACCCATCCCTACATATCTACCGGCCTCCAGAAACACAAATTCGGAGTCCCAATCTCCGCCGCCCGCAAGCTTTACCTCGAAATGGCTCGTCTTCGCGGGCTGGAGGTTGCGGGAGTAAGCGTTCATATCGGTTCGCAAATTGTCTCTCCCGATCCTTTTCGAGCCGCCATCGAGCGGGTGGCCCGCCTGGTCCGTGCTTTGAAGTCCGATGGCCACCAGATTCGTTATGTCGATGCCGGAGGAGGTCTGGGGATTTCCTACCACGAATCCTCAGCCGCGGATTTTCCCGTGCGGTTGCGCACTTACGCCCGCGCAATCACCGAGCCTCTAGCCGCTCTGGGAGTTAAAGTGTTACTTGAACCCGGGCGGGCGGTTGTCGGGCCAGCCGGCGTCTTGCTCACACGCGTCCTTTACCGCAAACGCAATGGCTCGAAGCGCTTTCTCGTAGTTGACGCCGCTATGAACGACCTCATTCGCCCATCTCTGTATGGCGCGCACCACGAAATCGTTCCCGTCGCGCCCTCCAGTCAGCCAAGCCACAAGTTCGATGTGGTGGGACCCATCTGCGAGACAGGAGACTTTTTTGCACGCGACCGGCGGCTACCCGGCGCCTCCGAAGGCGAATTACTCGCCATCCTCGACGCGGGTGCGTACGGAATGTCGATTTCGTCGAATTACAACACCCGACCTCGCGCCGCCGAAGTGCTCGTGGAAGGCAACAGCTCGCAGCTCATCCGCCGCCGCGAAAACATCAATGATCAGCTTACGATCGAAGAAGAAGCTCTGTGA
- a CDS encoding NAD(+)/NADH kinase, translated as MKSAGIVSKPEKPELSKLVPELTHWLEDHGYQVYIDQETATYVPGGGEVLEREKLSSKQLNFVVVLGGDGTLLSAARAVAAAGTPILGINLGSLGFLTEVPTGEMYATLRAINENCCEVEKRSMLQCCLMRGERCASDYLALNDAVVAKSAIARLANFDLYINRAFVSNYRGDGLIISTPTGSTAYSLAAGGPILMPSVEGLVISPICPHALTHRPLVIRDSVEIEIVAKSSGEQVFLSIDGQVGMPVEDGDRIVCRRSQHVTKLLRLHKTFFDVLRTKLKWGQR; from the coding sequence ATGAAATCTGCAGGCATCGTATCCAAGCCGGAGAAGCCGGAGCTGTCGAAGCTGGTGCCGGAGCTGACCCACTGGCTCGAAGACCATGGATATCAGGTGTACATCGACCAGGAGACCGCCACCTACGTTCCGGGAGGCGGCGAAGTGCTGGAACGGGAGAAGCTTTCATCGAAGCAATTAAACTTCGTAGTCGTACTGGGAGGGGACGGAACCCTGCTCTCGGCGGCGCGCGCCGTGGCGGCTGCGGGCACTCCGATTTTGGGGATCAATCTCGGATCCCTGGGTTTTCTGACGGAAGTTCCGACTGGGGAGATGTATGCGACACTGAGGGCCATCAATGAGAACTGCTGCGAGGTGGAAAAACGATCGATGCTACAGTGCTGCCTGATGCGCGGCGAGCGCTGCGCTTCCGACTACCTGGCATTGAACGATGCCGTCGTAGCCAAGAGCGCCATAGCCCGCCTGGCGAACTTTGATCTCTATATCAACCGTGCCTTTGTGTCCAACTATCGCGGCGACGGGCTGATTATTTCTACCCCAACCGGTTCGACGGCGTACTCTTTGGCCGCAGGCGGACCGATCCTGATGCCTTCAGTCGAGGGACTGGTAATTTCTCCCATCTGCCCGCATGCTCTCACTCATCGTCCGCTGGTGATCCGCGATTCGGTCGAGATCGAGATTGTCGCCAAAAGCTCAGGCGAGCAGGTATTTCTGAGCATCGATGGTCAGGTGGGCATGCCGGTGGAGGATGGCGATCGCATAGTGTGCCGGCGATCCCAGCACGTTACTAAGCTGCTGCGGCTGCATAAGACTTTTTTCGATGTCCTCAGAACCAAGCTAAAGTGGGGGCAGCGTTAG